A region of Lycium barbarum isolate Lr01 chromosome 3, ASM1917538v2, whole genome shotgun sequence DNA encodes the following proteins:
- the LOC132633022 gene encoding sister chromatid cohesion protein PDS5 homolog D isoform X3, giving the protein MDDSSSHKEIEDGLKDFGITLINPPSSSEELLNLLDKVECLLIKVGQAPADSMKDALRPVMRAMVGSELLKHADTDVKVSVVSCITELSRITAPQQPYDDGLMKEIFQLIVRAFEELSHSGCNYYKAVNVLETVADVKVCVILLDLECDALVIKIFQLFLRVIRPDHPNVVFKSMEEIMTLLIEESDEISMELLQPLLDSLRKENQICSPISSKLGEKVLKECASTVRPCLLEALKSKGMNLDDYAEIVAALCNEMPEGEQMTENKNVTNAVYPVKVAFPSAAVICEMLLEDGTPSDINGASSKKAKKKESGANKGAHLEVLVPEGDVLQSQDKRNRSCKGTACSKRKPRQRSKKSGSVPKGDVHTTSGLNVVKRGGNLTDAEESPVQLVDGKTQKNDRVTIDIHEIEESRDEEIKLSLGDENISSQLAKTKRRRKLSMRKDEDSKKRRFTKNYGEEVVGTRIRVWWPLDKVFYEGAISTFDSVKRKHEITYDDGVIENLNLSKERWEIVEDNPSDKKHEADLQCNAVSSIPSTKKKAKRTSSTKKESGVSSSKRSKRNAQKIDIESLDSPITHKMNDVIDVGCETSIGEKEVVDKEDNDITQKQRSKTCEIALESSSMLEDHPSDKKHEAPPQSNDVSSVPSTKKKAKRTSSTKKEPGVSSSKRTKRNAQKSDISSLDLPTPDNMNDGADVGCGTSSGKKEVVDKEDNDITQKQRSKTCEGALENSLTLEDHPSDKYLQKHESDLQSNDVSSVPSTKKKAKRTSSMQKEPGVTSSKRSKRNAQKSDIESRDVPTPDKMNDASDVGCETSCGKKDLVDKEDSIIAETESKSSKVALESSSTLEDHPSDKSFWMKYVQKHDAVLQKTIGVSSVPSTNKKAKRTSTKRETGVSSSKRSKRNAQKSDIEPLDIPIPDMMNDAIDVGCKTSSGQKELVHKEDNMVTEAELKTLEVALESSLTLVD; this is encoded by the exons ATGGATGATTCTTCTTCACATAAAGAAATTGAGGATGGCCTAAAAGATTTTGGGATTACCCTCATCAATCCTCCTTCTTCCAGTGAAGAGCTACTCAATCTACTTGAT AAAGTCGAGTGTCTATTGATTAAGGTAGGTCAAGCCCCTGCCGATTCAATGAAAGATGCCCTCCGACCAGTAATGAGAGCTATGGTCGGAAGTGAACTTCTAAAGCATGCTGATACAGATGTCAAAGTTTCTGTTGTATCTTGTATCACTGAGCTTTCAAGAATAACTGCTCCGCAACAACCTTACGATGATGGACTGATGAAG GAAATTTTCCAACTTATTGTAAGGGCGTTTGAGGAGTTGTCTCATTCCGGCTGCAACTATTATAAGGCTGTGAATGTTCTTGAAACAGTAGCAGATGTCAAGGTCTGTGTGATATTGCTGGACCTTGAATGTGATGCGTTGGTTATAAAGATATTCCAGCTGTTTCTCAGGGTCATCAG GCCCGACCATCCTAATGTCGTATTCAAAAGCATGGAGGAAATCATGACTCTTCTCATTGAAGAAAGTGATGAAATCTCAATGGAGCTTCTTCAGCCCCTTCTTGATAGCCTCAGAAAGGAAAATCAG ATCTGTTCACCTATCTCGTCAAAGTTGGGAGAGAAGGTCCTGAAAGAATGTGCTTCCACCGTTAGACCTTGTCTTTTAGAAGCTCTCAAgtcaaaaggcatgaatcttgaTGATTATGCCGAAATAGTTGCCGCACTATGCAATGAAATGCCTGAGGGAGAACAAATG ACGGAAAATAAAAATGTGACAAATGCCGTGTATCCTGTAAAAGTTGCTTTTCCATCTGCTGCTGTTATCTGTGAGATGCTGCTGGAAGATGGGACTCCTTCAGATATTAATGGTGCCTCTTCGAAAAAGGCTAAGAAGAAAGAGAGCGGGGCAAATAAGGGTGCTCACTTGGAAGTGTTAGTTCCAGAAGGCGATGTTCTGCAATCTCAAGATAAGAGAAACAGATCGTGTAAGGGCACAGCATGTAGCAAAAGAAAACCACGTCAGCGCTCAAAGAAGAGCGGGTCTGTTCCGAAAGGTGATGTGCACACCACTTCTGGTCTTAACGTTGTCAAAAGAGGAGGAAACCTTACTGATGCTGAGGAGTCACCAGTGCAACTAGTTGATGGAAAAACACAGAAGAATGACAGGGTTACCATTGATATTCATGAGATTGAAGAATCAAGAGATGAG GAGATTAAACTATCATTAGGGGATGAAAATATCTCCAGCCAGCTTGCCAAAACCAAGCGCCGGAGGAAGCTTTCCATGAGAAAGGATGAG GATTCTAAAAAGCGTCGCTTCACCAAAAATTATGGAGAAGAAGTGGTTGGTACCAGAATAAGAGTTTGGTGGCCATTGGACAAAGT GTTCTATGAGGGTGCAATTTCTACATTTGATTCTGTGAAAAGGAAGCATGAG ATCACATATGATGACGGTGTAATTGAAAATTTGAATCTGAGTAAGGAACGGTGGGAGATAGTTGAAGACAATCCATCCGACAAG AAGCATGAAGCAGATCTTCAATGTAATGCTGTTTCATCCATTCC ATCCACGAAGAAGAAAGCAAAAAGAACCTCCTCAACAAAAAAGGAATCTGGAGTCTCTTCATCCAAAAG GTCTAAAAGAAATGCCCAAAAAATTGACATTGAGTCCCTGGATAGTCCAATTACGCATAAGAtgaatgatgttattgatgttggttgCGAGACGAGCATTGGGGAAAAAGAAGTTGTGGACAAGGAAGATAATGATATCACACAGAAGCAGAGATCCAAGACTTGCGAAATTGCCTTAGAGAGCTCATCAATGCTTGAAGACCATCCATCTGACAAG AAGCATGAAGCACCTCCTCAAAGCAATGATGTTTCATCTGTTCC ATCCACGAAGAAGAAAGCAAAAAGAACCTCCTCAACAAAAAAGGAACCTGGAGTCTCCTCAtccaaaag GACTAAAAGAAATGCCCAAAAGAGTGACATTTCATCCCTGGATCTTCCAACTCCAGATAACATGAATGATGGTGCTGATGTTGGTTGCGGAACGAGCAGCGGGAAAAAAGAAGTTGTGGACAAGGAAGATAACGATATCACACAGAAGCAGAGATCCAAGACTTGTGAAGGTGCCTTAGAGAACTCATTGACACTTGAAGACCATCCATCTGACAAG TATTTACAGAAGCATGAATCAGATCTTCAAAGCAATGATGTTTCATCTGTTCC ATCCACGAAGAAGAAAGCAAAAAGAACCTCCTCAATGCAAAAGGAACCTGGAGTCACTTCATCCAAAAG GTCTAAAAGAAATGCCCAAAAGAGTGATATTGAATCCCGGGATGTTCCAACTCCAGATAAGATGAATGATGCATCTGATGTTGGTTGTGAAACGAGCTGTGGGAAGAAAGATCTTGTGGACAAGGAAGATAGCATCATCGCTGAAACAGAGTCCAAGTCTTCTAAAGTTGCCTTAGAGAGCTCATCGACGCTTGAAGACCATCCTTCTGACAAG TccttttggatgaaatatgtacAAAAGCATGACGCTGTTCTTCAAAAAACCATTGGTGTTTCATCTGTTCC ATCAACGAATAAGAAAGCAAAAAGAACCTCAACAAAAAGGGAAACTGGAGTCTCTTCATCGAAAAG GTCTAAAAGAAATGCCCAAAAGAGTGATATTGAACCCCTGGACATTCCAATTCCAGATATGATGAATGATGCTATCGATGTTGGTTGCAAAACGAGCAGTGGGCAAAAAGAACTTGTGCACAAGGAAGATAACATGGTCACAGAAGCAGAGTTGAAGACTTTAGAAGTTGCCTTAGAGAGCTCATTGACGCTAGTGGACTAA
- the LOC132633022 gene encoding sister chromatid cohesion protein PDS5 homolog D isoform X1 → MDDSSSHKEIEDGLKDFGITLINPPSSSEELLNLLDKVECLLIKVGQAPADSMKDALRPVMRAMVGSELLKHADTDVKVSVVSCITELSRITAPQQPYDDGLMKEIFQLIVRAFEELSHSGCNYYKAVNVLETVADVKVCVILLDLECDALVIKIFQLFLRVIRPDHPNVVFKSMEEIMTLLIEESDEISMELLQPLLDSLRKENQICSPISSKLGEKVLKECASTVRPCLLEALKSKGMNLDDYAEIVAALCNEMPEGEQMTENKNVTNAVYPVKVAFPSAAVICEMLLEDGTPSDINGASSKKAKKKESGANKGAHLEVLVPEGDVLQSQDKRNRSCKGTACSKRKPRQRSKKSGSVPKGDVHTTSGLNVVKRGGNLTDAEESPVQLVDGKTQKNDRVTIDIHEIEESRDEEIKLSLGDENISSQLAKTKRRRKLSMRKDEDSKKRRFTKNYGEEVVGTRIRVWWPLDKVFYEGAISTFDSVKRKHEITYDDGVIENLNLSKERWEIVEDNPSDKKHEADLQCNAVSSIPSTKKKAKRTSSTKKESGVSSSKRSKRNAQKIDIESLDSPITHKMNDVIDVGCETSIGEKEVVDKEDNDITQKQRSKTCEIALESSSMLEDHPSDKSFCMQYVQKHEAPPQSNDVSSVPSTKKKAKRTSSTKKEPGVSSSKRTKRNAQKSDISSLDLPTPDNMNDGADVGCGTSSGKKEVVDKEDNDITQKQRSKTCEGALENSLTLEDHPSDKYLQKHESDLQSNDVSSVPSTKKKAKRTSSMQKEPGVTSSKRSKRNAQKSDIESRDVPTPDKMNDASDVGCETSCGKKDLVDKEDSIIAETESKSSKVALESSSTLEDHPSDKSFWMKYVQKHDAVLQKTIGVSSVPSTNKKAKRTSTKRETGVSSSKRSKRNAQKSDIEPLDIPIPDMMNDAIDVGCKTSSGQKELVHKEDNMVTEAELKTLEVALESSLTLVD, encoded by the exons ATGGATGATTCTTCTTCACATAAAGAAATTGAGGATGGCCTAAAAGATTTTGGGATTACCCTCATCAATCCTCCTTCTTCCAGTGAAGAGCTACTCAATCTACTTGAT AAAGTCGAGTGTCTATTGATTAAGGTAGGTCAAGCCCCTGCCGATTCAATGAAAGATGCCCTCCGACCAGTAATGAGAGCTATGGTCGGAAGTGAACTTCTAAAGCATGCTGATACAGATGTCAAAGTTTCTGTTGTATCTTGTATCACTGAGCTTTCAAGAATAACTGCTCCGCAACAACCTTACGATGATGGACTGATGAAG GAAATTTTCCAACTTATTGTAAGGGCGTTTGAGGAGTTGTCTCATTCCGGCTGCAACTATTATAAGGCTGTGAATGTTCTTGAAACAGTAGCAGATGTCAAGGTCTGTGTGATATTGCTGGACCTTGAATGTGATGCGTTGGTTATAAAGATATTCCAGCTGTTTCTCAGGGTCATCAG GCCCGACCATCCTAATGTCGTATTCAAAAGCATGGAGGAAATCATGACTCTTCTCATTGAAGAAAGTGATGAAATCTCAATGGAGCTTCTTCAGCCCCTTCTTGATAGCCTCAGAAAGGAAAATCAG ATCTGTTCACCTATCTCGTCAAAGTTGGGAGAGAAGGTCCTGAAAGAATGTGCTTCCACCGTTAGACCTTGTCTTTTAGAAGCTCTCAAgtcaaaaggcatgaatcttgaTGATTATGCCGAAATAGTTGCCGCACTATGCAATGAAATGCCTGAGGGAGAACAAATG ACGGAAAATAAAAATGTGACAAATGCCGTGTATCCTGTAAAAGTTGCTTTTCCATCTGCTGCTGTTATCTGTGAGATGCTGCTGGAAGATGGGACTCCTTCAGATATTAATGGTGCCTCTTCGAAAAAGGCTAAGAAGAAAGAGAGCGGGGCAAATAAGGGTGCTCACTTGGAAGTGTTAGTTCCAGAAGGCGATGTTCTGCAATCTCAAGATAAGAGAAACAGATCGTGTAAGGGCACAGCATGTAGCAAAAGAAAACCACGTCAGCGCTCAAAGAAGAGCGGGTCTGTTCCGAAAGGTGATGTGCACACCACTTCTGGTCTTAACGTTGTCAAAAGAGGAGGAAACCTTACTGATGCTGAGGAGTCACCAGTGCAACTAGTTGATGGAAAAACACAGAAGAATGACAGGGTTACCATTGATATTCATGAGATTGAAGAATCAAGAGATGAG GAGATTAAACTATCATTAGGGGATGAAAATATCTCCAGCCAGCTTGCCAAAACCAAGCGCCGGAGGAAGCTTTCCATGAGAAAGGATGAG GATTCTAAAAAGCGTCGCTTCACCAAAAATTATGGAGAAGAAGTGGTTGGTACCAGAATAAGAGTTTGGTGGCCATTGGACAAAGT GTTCTATGAGGGTGCAATTTCTACATTTGATTCTGTGAAAAGGAAGCATGAG ATCACATATGATGACGGTGTAATTGAAAATTTGAATCTGAGTAAGGAACGGTGGGAGATAGTTGAAGACAATCCATCCGACAAG AAGCATGAAGCAGATCTTCAATGTAATGCTGTTTCATCCATTCC ATCCACGAAGAAGAAAGCAAAAAGAACCTCCTCAACAAAAAAGGAATCTGGAGTCTCTTCATCCAAAAG GTCTAAAAGAAATGCCCAAAAAATTGACATTGAGTCCCTGGATAGTCCAATTACGCATAAGAtgaatgatgttattgatgttggttgCGAGACGAGCATTGGGGAAAAAGAAGTTGTGGACAAGGAAGATAATGATATCACACAGAAGCAGAGATCCAAGACTTGCGAAATTGCCTTAGAGAGCTCATCAATGCTTGAAGACCATCCATCTGACAAG TccttttgtatgcaatatgtacaGAAGCATGAAGCACCTCCTCAAAGCAATGATGTTTCATCTGTTCC ATCCACGAAGAAGAAAGCAAAAAGAACCTCCTCAACAAAAAAGGAACCTGGAGTCTCCTCAtccaaaag GACTAAAAGAAATGCCCAAAAGAGTGACATTTCATCCCTGGATCTTCCAACTCCAGATAACATGAATGATGGTGCTGATGTTGGTTGCGGAACGAGCAGCGGGAAAAAAGAAGTTGTGGACAAGGAAGATAACGATATCACACAGAAGCAGAGATCCAAGACTTGTGAAGGTGCCTTAGAGAACTCATTGACACTTGAAGACCATCCATCTGACAAG TATTTACAGAAGCATGAATCAGATCTTCAAAGCAATGATGTTTCATCTGTTCC ATCCACGAAGAAGAAAGCAAAAAGAACCTCCTCAATGCAAAAGGAACCTGGAGTCACTTCATCCAAAAG GTCTAAAAGAAATGCCCAAAAGAGTGATATTGAATCCCGGGATGTTCCAACTCCAGATAAGATGAATGATGCATCTGATGTTGGTTGTGAAACGAGCTGTGGGAAGAAAGATCTTGTGGACAAGGAAGATAGCATCATCGCTGAAACAGAGTCCAAGTCTTCTAAAGTTGCCTTAGAGAGCTCATCGACGCTTGAAGACCATCCTTCTGACAAG TccttttggatgaaatatgtacAAAAGCATGACGCTGTTCTTCAAAAAACCATTGGTGTTTCATCTGTTCC ATCAACGAATAAGAAAGCAAAAAGAACCTCAACAAAAAGGGAAACTGGAGTCTCTTCATCGAAAAG GTCTAAAAGAAATGCCCAAAAGAGTGATATTGAACCCCTGGACATTCCAATTCCAGATATGATGAATGATGCTATCGATGTTGGTTGCAAAACGAGCAGTGGGCAAAAAGAACTTGTGCACAAGGAAGATAACATGGTCACAGAAGCAGAGTTGAAGACTTTAGAAGTTGCCTTAGAGAGCTCATTGACGCTAGTGGACTAA